The Solanum pennellii chromosome 11, SPENNV200 genome contains a region encoding:
- the LOC107004089 gene encoding probable xyloglucan endotransglucosylase/hydrolase protein — MNMKGVLVAFVLINLSILTSCGAPRKVIDVPFWNNYEPSWSSHHIKYLNGGTTAELLLDKSSGTGFQSKRSYLFGHFSMKMKLVGGDSAGVVTAFYLSSTNAEHDEIDFEFLGNRTGQPYILQTNVFTGGKGDREQRIYLWFDPTKDFHSYSVLWNTYQIAIFVDDVPIRVFKNSKDIGVKFPFNQPMKIYSSLWNADDWATRGGLEKTDWSGAPFIASYTSFHIDGCEAVTPQEVQVCNTNGMKWWDQKAFQDLDGPQYRKLHWVRQKFTIYNYCTDRKRYPTLPLECRRDRDL; from the exons ATGAATATGAAGGGAGTTTTAGTTGCTTTTGTTTTGATTAATTTGTCAATATTGACAAGTTGTGGGGCTCCAAGGAAGGTAATTGATGTGCCTTTTTGGAACAACTATGAACCAAGTTGGTctagtcaccatattaagtaccTTAATGGTGGTACTACTGCTGAACTTCTTCTTGACAAATCCTCTG GAACTGGATTTCAATCAAAGAGATCGTATTTATTTGGTCATTTCAGCATGAAAATGAAGCTTGTTGGAGGAGATTCTGCTGGTGTTGTCACTGCTTTTTAT TTATCATCGACTAATGCTGAACACGATGAGATAGATTTCGAATTCCTCGGGAATAGAACCGGTCAGCCATACATATTGCAGACTAATGTGTTCACAGGAGGCAAAGGAGACAGAGAACAGAGGATCTATCTCTGGTTTGATCCAACCAAGGACTTTCATTCATATTCTGTTCTTTGGAACACTTACCAAATTGC GATTTTTGTGGATGATGTTCCAATAAGAGTATTCAAGAATTCAAAAGACATAGGAGTGAAATTTCCGTTCAATCAGCCAATGAAGATCTACTCAAGCCTATGGAACGCGGATGATTGGGCTACAAGAGGAGGGTTAGAAAAAACTGATTGGTCGGGGGCACCATTCATTGCTTCCTATACTTCATTCCACATTGATGGATGTGAGGCTGTCACACCACAAGAGGTACAAGTTTGTAACACCAATGGCATGAAATGGTGGGATCAAAAGGCTTTCCAAGATTTAGATGGTCCTCAATATAGAAAACTTCATTGGGTTAGACAAAAATTCACAATATATAACTATTGTACTGATAGAAAAAGGTATCCTACACTTCCTCTAGAGTGTAGAAGGGATAGAGATCTTTAA